The region CTGGAGCAGCCTTGTACCCTGGCGTCAGGGGACACTGCCTTCTCCAGAGGTTGTTGGAGCAATGCTCAAGCAGTCACCAGATGGAGGAAACCCCCGGCAACCCACCCGGAGCAGGAGGAGGTGTGGAGGAGACCCCTGGCATCAGGAATGGGAGTCCTGTCTGCCCTCAGGCAGGGCAACTATCTCCAGGAACTGCTTACCAGGCGTGGAGGAATGTAAAGTTGCAAAATCACTCTCCAGGTGGACTTTAAAGATTGCATCATCTTCCAGCCCTGCAGAGATCGGGTCAGCCGAGCTGGGAGCGGGCATGGCAGGGTCTCCGGAGTCGCTCACAAACGTGTACCCTTCTTTTCCTAAGAAGGCAGGGCCAGCCATCAGTCATGATGAAGTGTCCCATCCCCACCTGTGCCCAGGGCTCATGTGCCCTGGGAGAGCCTTGCCGGCTCGCTTGCCTTGCAGGCATCTCATAGCGGGGATTCACCTCCACGGCAGGACTGGATAATGACCACTTTGGGTTTGCCCAGCAGCGCACGGCAGCTCTTGTTGTTGAATGTCTCATAGATGGTGTCAAGGGAAAGGATGTCTGTGGTCCCATCTCTGCTCTTGGTCCCACAGAGCCCAGCCCTGACCCCATGGGACATGAAAACCAGGAAGGTGCTATCAGAGGTGCAGTGCTCTTTGCGATCCGCAAAATCCTTCATGACCGTAGCCATCCCCTACAAACCACCACAAGGAAGGAACATCAGCCACCTGTGACCAGCTGCATGGAGACCTAGCCACCAGCTGTAGGCAGGAGCCACTGACACTGGGGACACAGGTGTCCCTGCGGTGCCAGAGCCCCCCATCACCAACACATGCCAATCCTGGGGCCGGTGGCAGCTGCTTTGTGCGGTCCTTTACCTGGGAAGTTAAGTTGCAATGGATGTCCACCACGTAGCCCAGCCCTTCAAGCAGCTTTGTCATCCCCTCCACATCCACTTCCGCCCCATTCCGCCTGCTCAAGCGCTCAAACTCAATGTTGCAGATGAGCAGGGCTCTACGGGTTCGCGTCTCCCTCGGTAGGTGGATGGGATAGATCTGTGAGGATGGAGAgaggcagcactcagtggtgggtgggtgcagggggcctttcttgggaggcagctaaTAGCAGAGAAGGCCCATGGGTGCAGCCACCACCAGGGGCACCCCAGGATGTCCCTGGggcatctccccacatctcctgCCCCACTCCTGGGTTAGTGAAGACCCTGTCTCCCCTTGGCAAGCCCCTGTCCGCTCCGGGAGAGCGGATGGGCCACGCTCCAGCCCTCCTCTCATCTCCTCTGTCTGCAGCACCTGGTCTCCCTCTGTGTCCCTGATGCGCTGGTACTCGCTCAGGGAGCACTGCTGGATCCGCTGTTGCTGGCCCTGGATGCCAGCGGGGGGTTCAGGGGAGGCCAACTGCTCACCGGGGCTCCCTGCAAGCAGAAAGCCCCACAGTTACACTGGGAAGCGCCTGCAGCAAGAGGGGACTGTCACAGGGCACGGACAGACAAGCGGAGATGTTCACCCCCATGGGAGACAGCCACTCCTGAGAGCCCTGTTGTCACTGCATGGCAAGGGGGACTGAGTGCCCCAGCAGTGACACCAGGGGTGCCCAACTGCCCCTTGCCTTCAGGCCTCAGACACTCTCCAgggccagccccccccctccagcaccccatTGGAAGCACTGGGAGCCCCAGCATGGCCAGGAGCAGATCACAGCCCTGCATCTCTCACCTGACTCAGTGGCCAGACCCAGCTGCTGTGCCAAGGTGCCATCACGCTTCCTGAGGCTGTCAATGAAGATCTGGCTGGCCCTGGTGCCCTTCAGGCGCACGCTGTCGATGAGGCAGCGGGCCTTGTCGGCGCGCACCGTGTATCTATCCTGCACCTCGTCCACCTCCTCGAGGCGCAGCACCCGTTGGTCCAGCAGGTCATCCAGCAGCCCAGAGATCACCGGCTTGCTCACACGCTCCACAAAGGCTGTCCGCGCTTTCAGGAGCAGGTTGTCTGCAAGAGCAGCCCCGTCAGTGCCCAGACGCCCCATGCCACGGCTCCTGCTGCCCCACCACCTGTTCTGGGTGCTTCCTCTTCCCCATCGCCTCCCCAGGGTGCTGATCACTTCCCCATCACCCCTCTAactgcttccccttccccatcactTCCTTGGGTGCTGCCCCCTTCCCTATTGCCCCCCCCGCCAGCTGCCGATTCCTCCCCCACCAGCCACCTTGGGTGCTCCCCCTCCCCATTGCCCACCCAGGGTACTGCTCCCTCCTTCATTGCCCAACCTGGGCGCTTCCCCTGCCATCACCcacctccccctttccctccacccccacgCACAGAGTGCATTTGCAAGGAGCAGGGCCCCAGCTACTCAGGGTTGCAGTATCGTGGGCCCTGCCCCGCATGTCGCGCCGTGTCCCTGCGCGTCAGGCTGACCAGGGCAAGCAGGACCCAGGCAGGACCCCGTCCCACCACCAAGCCCCAGCACTGCTGGTCGTACTCACCAGCCATCTACCCTTCAGGCCCAGGCCTGCCAAAAAAAGCGACGAAGCCTGTTTCTTCTCCGTGAGGGGAATGAAAGCAAAAGTTCGTTCTGGGGAAAAAGTGCTCCACGTCACAGCCAGCTTCACTTCCTGTCTCCCTGCTCGCTTGGGCCCCTCTCCTGCGCTGTTGCCATTCCCCGCTGTAGTGAActgccagatcccttaaacagaaatggcacttacttattttattatagggacaaagtcaataaagcaaaagcacagcgctgggtgcatgactcaagtcagctaatacttcacccacgtcttatatacattcaaaattgcatacgtattcactgttttaggcagagtaattgtttatgatgattgattatcattagtcccttttctcttctatttgtgcgtttccttctgacaattgttcctgaggatcgatgatcttcatctcccttttcccatgcatctgtttccttctggtaggatcagctcccttttcccatgcatttgtttcttctggtaggatcgattatcatcaactcccttctcctatgcatctgtttccttctgttaatcatttgtggggtcttttggagaagttctcttttgtttctctcggatgtttttcttcatagctgctgttagttgttatcttggaggtttctcatg is a window of Larus michahellis chromosome 7, bLarMic1.1, whole genome shotgun sequence DNA encoding:
- the LOC141746517 gene encoding caspase-1-like isoform X1; amino-acid sequence: MADNLLLKARTAFVERVSKPVISGLLDDLLDQRVLRLEEVDEVQDRYTVRADKARCLIDSVRLKGTRASQIFIDSLRKRDGTLAQQLGLATESGSPGEQLASPEPPAGIQGQQQRIQQCSLSEYQRIRDTEGDQIYPIHLPRETRTRRALLICNIEFERLSRRNGAEVDVEGMTKLLEGLGYVVDIHCNLTSQGMATVMKDFADRKEHCTSDSTFLVFMSHGVRAGLCGTKSRDGTTDILSLDTIYETFNNKSCRALLGKPKVVIIQSCRGGKEGYTFVSDSGDPAMPAPSSADPISAGLEDDAIFKVHLESDFATLHSSTPVAGWGKLSSPTGSRMAPGSIGEQRGLKKIFTSLLSSLGCPVFFRCCGLAEPNIMILKKVPQSPAPAPSVNHCCSKGHQ
- the LOC141746517 gene encoding caspase-1-like isoform X2 translates to MADNLLLKARTAFVERVSKPVISGLLDDLLDQRVLRLEEVDEVQDRYTVRADKARCLIDSVRLKGTRASQIFIDSLRKRDGTLAQQLGLATESGSPGEQLASPEPPAGIQGQQQRIQQCSLSEYQRIRDTEGDQIYPIHLPRETRTRRALLICNIEFERLSRRNGAEVDVEGMTKLLEGLGYVVDIHCNLTSQGMATVMKDFADRKEHCTSDSTFLVFMSHGVRAGLCGTKSRDGTTDILSLDTIYETFNNKSCRALLGKPKVVIIQSCRGGKEGYTFVSDSGDPAMPAPSSADPISAGLEDDAIFKVHLESDFATLHSSTPDTVSWRCPVRGSLFIQHLIEQFQNHACNSDLQEIFRKIQYSFGKFPRQLPSQERTTMLRKFYLFPGH